A segment of the candidate division KSB1 bacterium genome:
TCCCCAAGGAGGCAGGATGGCCCGCGCTGCCCCCCTTGTTGAAGAACTTGTAGACCCTGCCCGCCTGCGTGTCGGCCACAAAAATGGCGCCGTCCGGATCCAACGCTACATCATACGGGCCGAGACACCGGTTGAGATCCATGATGGGGTGCTGATACAGCGTGTAGGCCGAGGAGTAAAAGTCCCCCTGCTTCTTCAGCTTCTGCACCAAGAAGTTGCCGCCCAGTTGCGTGAAGTAAATGTTGCCTTCGCCGTCGACGGTGAGGCCGCGTGGGTTGTCCACCGTGCCCGCGCCCGACCCATAGGTGGCCACCTCGCCGTCGTAGACCCCCTTGAAGGTCGGATGCACCCTGCCGTTGTGCAGGCGCGCCCTGCCGCTGACCACAATGCGCAGGCGAAGGATGCGGTTGTAGCCCTTGTCGGTCAGGAAGACGGTATTTGAGGCAGTCGGGCCAAAGGCCACTCCCTGGAAGCTGGTCTTGCGCCCCTCATCCACGTAGAAGGGGTGAACCCCAAGCACCGAGTCGATGGCTGCGCGCTCGCCGGAGAATTTGCCCGTGACCCCGGCGATAGAGTCCACGCCCTCTCTGTGCAGGTACTGGTTCCACACCCAGACGGTTTTGCCCCCGTTCACAATGAGCAGGTTCAGCTTGGCATCGATATCGAGGGCGAGAGGGCCCGGTACCGGGGCTATTTGGTCCAAGCCGTACTCGCGCACGAGCTGACCGGCGCTGGTGAGCACGAACACCCGGTCGTTGGCGCTGTCTGCGACAAAGAGGTACCCATCATCGCCAATGCTGATATCGGTGGGCACCATAGGCTGCGGTGCGGCATAGCCTATCGTCCCGGCATCCCACGTGGGGTTCAAGGGGATGTAGGAGGTATCGCTCGCGCCGAAGGAGCGCGCCACAGTAGTGACCGCCGGCAGTGGCATCTTCCGCCCGCAGCCGCCCAGGGCCAGCAGGGCGCACAGCGCCACACCGAGCAGGTAGCGCACCCTCAGCGTGTGCCCCTCAAAACGCAAAGCTGAAGGTGAATTGATGGGTCGAGCCAAGATGGGCAAAGTCCTTGTATGCATAGTCCAGCACCGCACGAGCACCGGCCACAGGAAGCAGCAACCCGGCGCCAAGGGTGAATCGCTCTTCGTCAAAGTTGATCCGATAGCCGCCCCGCACGTGCAGCCGCTGCAGCACCTCCAAGTCCAAGCCGACCACGGCGTTCTCCACATTGTCCATGGGGTGGTTGACCTGCATGGCCGCAGTCAACGTGTGATGCTCCGCCGTGTACAGGTCACCTGCTACGCCCACACGGAAGGTGGTCGGCGGCGCGAAGGCTTCGTAGGGCTGCTCCACCACCTCGCCCTGCACAGTCTTCTTTAGGAACGAGCCCCGTGCTTCAAGGTCAGGGCCAAAATTCACCAGGCTCACGGCAAAGCGCACTTGGCGGTAGCCGGTCCAATAGAACGTGCCAAGGTCGATCATCCACCCGCCCATGCGCACGTCGGCCAGCAGCTCATCCACGTACTTCAAGGACAGGCCAAAGGAGAAGCGGTTAGTCATCTTGCGCGCATAGGTGAAGGCGGCGAAGCTGTCTTGGAAGCGGAAGTACTCACCGGTACCGGTGGGATAGTACTCGTTGGTGACCTCCATGTCGGCCATGTGCAGCATGCCGAGGCTCACGCCCAGACTGCCGATGCGCGGTAGGTGGTGCACGTAGCCGAGGAATTCGTACTGGATGTCCGCCGGCCATTCGATGTGGCTAAGGGCCAGACTATTCGTCGCCAACTGCGCCGCAGCAGCGGGGTTCCAGTAGAGCACGGTGGCGTCGCTGGCCAGGGCTGTGCCGGCTCCACTCATCGCCACTGCCTGCGCCCCAACTTCGATTTTGAGAAAGGTCCCGGAGGCGGTGCCGATGCGCTGGCCGCCGAGCAGTTGAAATGCCGCCTGGCCCTGCACCTGCGCCGTGCAGGCGCCCAGCAGCACAGCTACTGCGATCCACGCTTGCCAATGTCTCTTGTTCTGCCTGGACATGCAAAGCTCAGCGCAAGGATTCAGAATCTCACCCCAACTCCCCACCGCACCGTCCGTGGCCAGCGGTATTTCGACGGGTCGTAGATGGGGTTAGGGTTCGGGTTGATGTCGCGCGTGTAGCTCTTGGTCAAAATGTCCCCCGGCCTGTATTCCCGACCTGTGTACGGATTGATGATACGCGGGATCAGGGCGTTGAATGCGTTCTCGATCTCCACCTGGAAATTGACCTCTACCCCCTTGAGCCGGAAATACTTGTAGGCACGCACATCGAGCTGGTGCCAGGTGGGGGCAAGGTTGGCATAGGGATGGGCGGTGTCGTAGATCTCCCGCTCAAGGTCAATGAGGCGCGTGTAGCGCTTGCCCGATTCCAGCTCCCAGTGCGTATTGATGCCCCACTTTTCCGGCAGCCGCCAACCGAGAAGGCGGAACCCTTGCTTCTCGCCCACGTGTAGGTTCAGGTCCAGTGTCAGGCGGATGGGCCTGTCCCACTCTAAGAAATTCTCGCGCAGCGGCTTCTCTGCCAGTCTTCCCGCCTCCACCAACAAGTTATCGCTCGGCTTTGAGCTCTTTCCTTTGCTCACCGCGTAGGTGAAGTTCAGCGTACCGGTGAGGTAACGGGCGTAGCGCTGGCGCAACCACAGCTCGATGCCCTTGGAACGGGCATAGTCCATGTTGAAGTACATCAGGTAGCTGATGTTGCCCAGCCGCGGGTTTTCCATCCGCACCCTCTCGGCCGTCGGATAGTCGAACATGTCCTTGTAATAGGCCTTGAACTCGGCCACCAGGTTTTCGGTGAACTTGTGCTTGATGCCCAACTCGTACGCCACCGTGGTGATGGGGTTGAGGTTCGGATTGCCGAAGAGCTGGTAGGTAGCCGGGGAGGTAGCCTTGAGCTTCGCGTAGACGTACTGCCCTTGCGGCCGCTGCGAAAAGTGCCCGTAGTGGAAGTAGAGCACATCCCGGTCGGTCACCGGATGAGAGATCCCCACCCGCGGACTCAGATGGCCCTTGCCTCGCATGCCAAAAACTTCGAAAGTATCATCATAGAACTTCTTGCGCGCCGCCGCCGAGATGATGACCGTCTCCGGGTCGTTGATAGCATCCTGCACGAATTTACCTGGGAACCAATAGTCGTACCGCATCCCCACGTTGACGATCATGCCCTCGTAGGTGATGCGATCTTGGAGATAGAAGGCGCCGGCGGTAGAGTAGACGCGATAGATGTCGTAGCTGCGGCCATAGCCGCTTTCGCTGCTCACCCAGGGATCGACGATGTCCACCACCTGCATGGTGGTGTACTCAACCTCGAAGCCGCCCTTCACCTGGTGCTTTGGGTCGATCTGACTGGTGAGGCGCCCCTTCAGCGTCCAGGTGTCGCTGAAGTAGTCGAACCACTGCCCATAGTCGCCGTGGTCGTAGAAGCCGTCGCCGCGACGAATGACCACATCGCCGCCTGAGCCGGGAAGATAGCGCACCGGCTCCAGGTCTAACTGTTCCACATACTCAGACCAGTGCTTGTTCTGCACGGCGCTGTGGGTGGAGGTCCAAAAGTTCCCCACCGTGAGCTCGTAGAAGGTGCGGGCCGACAGCGTGTGCATCCAGGAGGCGTTGCTGAGGATGCTCTCCGAGGTGAAGGTGGGATAGTGGTCCAGGTGCTTGCTGAATTCGTACGGGAAGTAGCGCCGCGAGATGACGTAGCGCCGGAAGAACCCCTGATTGATGCTGAGCGAGCGGTCGTAGGACAGGGAGAACTTTTGGTTGGGGTTCACCCGCCAGGTGAGCTTGCCCAGGAGGTGCCAGTCATTCTCTTCGCGCGGGGCAAACGGCTCCAGCCCAGAACGCCTCGGATAGAGGCGGGACGCCTTGGGGAGGTAGGTGTCCGACACATTCCCGTACCCGGAGAGAAAAAGACTCACCGACCCCGGCACGCGTAGCCCAAATGCAGGGAGGATAAACACGGTTAAGGGCTCAGGCCCGCCCAGATTGAATTCCAGCACCTGCGTATTGTAGCTCTTGAACAAGCCAAAATTGGGCCGATCAGTCTTGACGGCAAGTCCGCCGGTGTAGTTGTCGCCGCCTTCCTTGGTCACGACGTCGATCACTCCAGACATGGCTTGGCCGTACTCGGCATTGAAACCGCCGGTGATAACCTTCAGCTCCTTAATGGCATCGGCGTTCACGTACAACGTGTTTCCATAGCCAGAGAGCGGATCCTTGATGGAAATGCCATCGACGATATACAGGCTCTCGTCCGCGCGGCCACCCCGGATGTGGATCTCGTTGTCGGCCTTGACCACCCCTGCCTGTTGGGTGACGATGTCCCGGACGTTTTCCACGATGCGCTGGCGTATGTCGTCGGCGCTAAAGTGCACCTCCGAGGCGGTCAGGTCCACCTGCAGCAGCGGCCGCTCGCCGATGACGACGATCTCCTGGCCGAAGGCCAGCACCGACTGTTCCAGCTCAAAGTCTAAGACCACGCGCTGGCCGGCCGCCACCTTCACGCCGGTGCGGAGCTGGATCTTGTAGCCGATCATGGAGGCTTGAATGTCGTACTGGCCAGGGCTGACGCGTTCGATGACGTAGCGCCCGTTCTCGTCCGTAGCGGCGCCCATGTAGGTGCCCTTGACCACGACGTTAACGCCCGGCAGTGGCTCGCGCGTCTGTTTGTCCACGATAGTGCCGGCAATGCTCCCCTTGCTCCGCGGCTGCGCCACAACCACCGAGCAGCAGGTCGCCATCAGCACCACGATGACCAACGTTCGCTTCATAGCCCGAACTCTTCCCGCAAGATGTACCGCAGGACCTCCTCGGCATTGCCGAAGCCATCGCAATAGGTGAAGGGAAGCGAGAAATAGATGGAGCGCCCCTTTCCCAAGATGTACCGCACGCCGACCACCGGCGAGCCCTTGTACGGCACCGCCACGCTGGCCGTCGAATCAGGCTCCATGCGCCACACCACCTGGGCCTGTGGGCCCGGCACCAGCGCGGAGACACGGTTCCCAATCAACTTGCCCACTTTCAGTGTCAAAGCCGAGTCGCGCGGACTGTTGGTGAAGGAGGCAATGACCTTGACCCCCGCAAGCAGTCGCCCGCCTGGATTAAGGCGGAAAACCGAGTCGAGGTCGGTAAAGGTCCAGGCAGTGTCGGGCACCTCCTCGTTGGCGTTGGTAATGAACACCTTCCCACCTGCGGCAATGTATTGCGTGATGCTCAGGCCAGCCTGCGCCAAATTGGGGCGGCCCAGGTGAGAAAACCAAATCACCGCCCTGAAGTAGCTGAGGTTGGCCTTTATGTCCGCCGTCGCATAGGGTAGGCTGTTTTGGGGGTTGATGACCGGTGTGCGCCAGGTGCCGATTTCCCAGACGCTGTAGCCGCCTTCGCCCACGATGTTGCGCAGCAGCTGCTCGTAGTAGCCCTGCACCTGGTAGGTGCTCTGGTCTTGGGCAAAGTCGTTCACCAGCAACACGTCACCGCACGGCTCTTTCACCACCCAGGTGTTGGGCGTCTGGGGGTCTGTTGGATCCGGGAAGGAGACGACCCTGCTTTGCGCGCCAGCGATGTCTTCTGCCTTGACGAAAAAGCGATGGCTCCCTGGGGAAAGTCCGGTCAGGGTCACACTGCGCGCGGTACCCGGTAGCTCCTGCCAGGTCGTGGTGTCGTCCAGGGCGTAGAGGATTTTGACCACCGACTCGTCGCCGTCCGGGTCGCGCACATCCCACATGAAGGTGCGCGTCGGGAAGGTGTAGGCCGTCACGTTGGGGTTACCGGGCGGTGCCGGCGGATTGCTGCGATAGCGGAACGCGATCTCCGGCGGAGAGTTGTACACAGGGAAGGCCATGGTCGCAGGCGTGGGGTCCTCCGCACCGTCATCATCCACGGCCCACACGCGGAAGGTGAAGCTGGCGGAACGCGCCCGAATGGGGAGGTAGAAGGTGTCGTACTCGGCGGTGGTCCATTGCCTTTCCGGCTGATAGTCCCACTGAATGTAGTAGCCGACCACTTCGCCGTCGGCGTCCTCTCCCCACCAGTGCAAAATCTGCCTGCTGGCGGTGGTGTCGAGGCCGACGATGGTAGTGTCCACCCCGTGCGGACCCGGGATAAGCAGCGTGTCCGGCTTGACGGCCAGAAAGAGGAACGTCTCCGGCGCGGCGTTGCGCAGCGCCCGGGACTTCCGCTCCTTGTGGAAGGGGTTCCTGTCGCAGCCGAGCAGCAACAGCGCCGCTATGCCGGTCAGCGCCAGCAGCAAACTCACCCTTATGTGCGGAACAGACGTCATGAGTAACTCAGCCTGCTCTCACTCGGCCGAAAGGCTGACCACCACCGCCGTCCGTCACCAAAGCAGATGAACAGCTAACGCATCAGCACCATCTTCCGGGAGGCGAGGAACTCGCCAGCCTTGATCCGGTAGATATAGACCCCTGCAGGCACTTGCTGGCCGCGCTCGTCGGTGCCATCCCATGGCAACACGTGGCGGCCAGGCGGCAACGCCTCATCCAACACCGTCTTCACCTTCTGGCCAAGCAGGTTGTAAACCACAACGGTCACACTCTGGGCCGCCGGAATCTCGAAGTAAATCTTGGTGCACGGGTTAAATGGGTTCGGAAAGTTCTGCTCCAAGCGATAGGTGTGCACCGGCGGCACAAAACCTGGATCAACCCCCACTTTCTTGCCGAAATCCTTCGCGTCGCGCACCTCGATCTTGTAGGTGCCGAAGCTGTACAGGAATATCCCCTGGATGACGTCTACCTTCTGCCCAGGTGGGATGGTGTCGCCAAAAGCCACCAGATACCCACCGCTCTGGTTGACGTAGAACAGGTTGTTCGGGTCCTGGTCCCGAGCTAACATAAAGTCACCATCGACGAGGCAGGGGCCGCTGCCGTCGTCAAAGGTCACGTCGTAGCGGTTGACGCTCATCAGCGTGGCATTCTTGATACGCACCAACACCCCCTCGTAGGCCTCGACATCCCGGCTGGTGGCCGCCAGCGTCCCGGTGGTCACGTCGATGGGCGAAATCGCGTATCCTGAGCCGGCCAGCTCATAGGAATCGGCCAGGAGCACGGTGTTGTTATCCCACTTGTAGTGCCAGTCGGGATTGTAGTCGGTCACTTTGCCGGTGACTGCCACCATGTCGCCGCGGCTGAGGGTGTTGGGGAGCCCGAACACGAAGATGCCGCTCCACGGTCCTTCAGCATCCTGCAAGGCGTAGGCCTTGAATATGCGGTTCGCGGAGCTGTCTGTGGTTATGATGCCGGTAAGCGTCACCGTATAGCCGTCGAAAGGCGAGTCGGCGATGGACCATGGGGTATACTGCACATCGGCCACACGCAGCATGCCATCGCGCACCACGTAGGTGTAGTGCTGATAGGCCGTGTCCGATGGCGCCAGGCTCTTCTGTCCCTGGTTGTCCATGGCCTCGATGAAGAAGCTGACAAAACTCCCGTGCGGCTGCGGAGGAATCTGCCCCGTGTAGGTGTCACCGCTGGGGTTGCCCATCACCACCCTGGTGTAACCTCCGTTTGCCTTCTTGGCCAAGGGATAGGCTGCGTCCACGCGGTACATGAGGGCCACTTCGGTCACCTGTAAGTTGCTCGTCACCTTAGCGGACACCCAGACCGGGTTGGACGAACGCGGTGTAGAGATGTCGCGGACGACCTGACTAATGACTGGCGGCGCCCCACCCCACTTGATGTCGCGCAGGTAGAGGGGCTCCAACTTGTAAGTCGTGCTGTCTGTGTAGTAGCCGTAATGATGGTACACCCAACCGCGAATGGAATCCGCCTGGGCGCCCACAGGCGGCCGGGGGTGCGCTCCATAGTAGGTGAACAGGCTGTCGGAGTCGTCGTCCACCAACACCGAGCCGGAGCCATCGTTCACCGCGAACAGCTCGTACTGGGGATTGTTCTTGGTCACCGTCACATTCTTCACGTACACCATGCAATTCCCCCACTGCTCTGCAGTGACCGGCAAGCGCAAGTCGCCGGTCTTCACATAATCAGGCGGCGGCAGTGGCTGGCCGATGCCGACGATATCAATGGGGCTGGTGATCCACAGCTCGGTCATGTTGCTTGGCCCCGTGCGGTACTCACCAATGTAGCCGGTCACTTCGATGACGTCGCCTTCGAATAGGCTCGGGTACGCGGTGGAATCGGGATGGTACGAGAGGATCGCGCTCCAGGGCCCACCCTCCAACTCGCTCATGATGAACTTTACCCCAGCGCCCGCGTAGCTGAGGCCCGTGGGCATGGTCACGATGCCATGAAATGTGACCGTATCGCGCACCGCATATGAGGTGTCGGAGTACGTGTCAACCGGCGCGAGGAGAAGGTCAGAGTTGCGCACCTGTTGCACCCGCTGGATCCGCGTGAACCTGCCGCCCTCGACAATGTCCCACGCTAAGCGCGGTGCGATGCTGAACGTATTCGAGCCATAGAGGACGATGCCGGTCAAGGAGCGAATCGGCGCCCCTACCACAGGTGTGTAGAAGTACTTGGCGCGCGTGTCAATCAAGATGGGGCCGCTCCCATCATCGGCCTTCCAGTTCTTGTAGGTACCGATATTGGTCTCCACAACAGTGACGTTTTTCACGCGCACAAGGCAGCCCTCGTAGGCTTCGCTGGCCGCCTGCGCCGTAGTCACTTCCAAGGGCGGCGGGAGCTTCCTCCGGGTGGAATGATGGGTGAAACTCGTCACGTCCTTTATCTGTGTCTGGCCATAGTACTCACTGACCGTGCCGGTGACCGTGACGCTATCCCCTTCCGCCACCAGGGTAGCGTTGTAGAGGACCTGGATGCCAGACCAGGGCTCGGCAGCATCCTGCATGAAGAAGTAGGCGTTGGAAATGCCGCCGTTATTGGGGTTAGTCCCGCGATGCTCGGCGGTAACGACGCCCGTCACCGTGACCACCTGCCCGTTCAAGGGTGAGGCGCCCGTAGGGTCGGTGGTGTACTGGATGTCGCGAATCTTGGTCTGCCCATAAGCCAGGCTTGCCAGGAGCAGACTGGCGACCATCAAAGCACAGACCTTGTTTCTCATGCTCTCCTGCCTCCTCAGTAGCTTTGGCCCACATTCATTTTATCACCAAGAACTTGCCCGTGAAGATTCTTCCCGTCTTCTTGTCCTCAACGGTGTACAGGTAGAGACCGGAGGCGATTGCCTGGTCGTTGCGCGTAATCAAGTCCCAGGCGTGCAGGCCTCCGGGGAACTTGATGTCCTTGCGTCCGGCGGTCGCGGCAAGGCGCGCCACGTCCTGGCCTGCGTACCGCCGCCCATCATGGTGGATCTCATCCACGAGGTCCCCGGCCAAGGTGTAGATGCGAATGGTTGCTTCGAGGGGGAGATTGGCAAACCAGATCAACCTTTGTCGCTCCCCGGTGCCATCCCAAAGGGCGCTACCGCGGTAGGGGTTCGGATAGACGTAAACCTTGAGCTCCTCCTCACTCGGCGGCGTGCCAGGAATGACGTAGGTGAGATTCTCATATACGGAGCTCTCCAGACTTGGCAGGTTGTTCACCGGGTTGCCGCGGTCAAAGGCCGTGACGCTGTAGAAGTAGCGATCTGGCCACCCGTCGTGCAACATCTCATTGACAAACCGATAGTGGTACTGCCTGCCGTCGATGAGGGTATCGTGGCGAATGAGATCCAGCCCTGTGTCGTAGCCGAGATTGTTCTTGAGGTCAAACTGGGCCAGCAGGGAGAACTCCTCCTGGCTGCCGCGCGTCTTGGGGGAACTGTACACGCGGTAGCCCTCAAAGTCGATTTCGCGGGTAATGGGGTCCTCGGTAAGCTCCGGGAGGTTGTCCCAGTAAAGCTCCACGCGCCCCCGTCCGGGCACCACCAGCAGGCGCGGCGAAGGGGGCGGCGACGGCAGGATGTAGCGATCCAATCTGCCGTTGTGCGCGTAGATCCCCCGCTGCGGATTGTGGTAGACATCCTCGTCAATATCTAAATGGCCATCCCCGTCAAGGTCTTCGCCAGGGTCCAGGATGCCATTGCCGTTGACGTCCTCATTGGTCGTGTCCAGGCGGCCGTCGCCGTCCACGTCCTCGCCGTTGTAGGCAATCTGTGCCCAGTCGGAGTTGAGACGGAGGTTCTTGCGCCGCTCCGGACTGTCCGCATCTCCTGGCCCCCAGAATCCACACACCACTGCGAATACCGCATTCACCGAGTCACCAGGGGCGAGATCGCCAAGAGGGCCCATCGAAAGGAGGATCATCCAGCTGTCGGGTCTATTGGGCAGTGGCGGCGGTGGCGTGGTCGCCATCTTTTGGTAGCGCTCTTCGTCATTGCGCGGCATGAAATAGTCCGGGAAGTCAACATTGGTGGCGGTGGCCCACTTCCACTGGTTGTAATTCACCCGGTAAGCCGCTCTCGGAACCGAAGCCCCCAAGGCGCGGATGCCCAGATAGCTTTCGGCATAGCCGTTGTCACCGTCGGCGTCGTACTGGTAGGCCATGTTGTACGCTTCGTCGAAGCCGTTGAGGTTGTCGTACCAGGTAAACCCGCCGCCTGGCTCGTAGCGGCTGGTGTAATTCATGTTGGCCACCGAGGCATCCACCCACAGCCCCACATATATCTGCTCAATGGGATACCGCGAGACGTTCTTGATTGTATAGTTGAGGATGACGAAGGCATCAGCAAACGAATAGTTCCAGGCATAAGATTCTAAGTGCACGTCGATCCCGAAGGGCGTGTGCCCCAGAATCTCGATCTGCGCGCCCGGTACACGCGTGTTCCGATCGGTAAAATCGCAGACAAAGTCCTGATGGGAAATGGCCGAAGGATCAAAGTGCGGTGAGGTGATGATGGTGGAGCGCACGCGGATGGTGTCGCCCTCATCTGGGGAAGTGGTGAATTCAAAGCCCTCTTCGCCGTACCGGAAGACTCCGTCCACGATGGCTGTGGAAACGAGGGTCTTGTCTTCCCCCTGCGCGCCGCCGATGCCACCCACCCATAGGCCTGCATAGGAAAAGTGCTCGATGCGCTCTTTGTCCAGACGCGAATGCAGCTTGTACTGGCACGAGGGCTGGTCCTTGAGGGCGACGAGGTACCCTTGCCCCAGCACGCCATAGTTGGTCACCGTCAGGCCGAGGTTGCCCACATTGTGGAAATGCCAGTAATCGTCGACCGTCACCTTGCCCAAGGGCAAGTCCGAAGGGCGGAGTGGGTGCTGCCCTGCTGCAGGCACGGAGATGAGCCCCACCAGCGCGGCGATTAGGAATTGGAGGTTGAGCTTTCGCTCCATGCGCCCACGGCCTTGGGTTTCACTGCGTGTGCATCAACGGGCCCGATCGGCAGCTCAGACAATTGCGCAGCTTCAGCTTTGCCGCCATTTCTTGCTGGCCTAATATAGGACTTCCGCCGGCAGAAGTCAAGCACATTTTTTGAACCTTCGTCACTCCTCGCGGAGGTGCAGAAAGAAAAGCGCCGCCAGGGTGATGCCGACAAGGCTGATCGTGCCGAACGGTATTGCCTCAACAAGCCGCAGGCTGCCTTGCTTCACCATCGGATAGACGATCCAGGCCGGCAGCGTGACGCTCATCACCAAGGCGTAGCCCAGGCAAACCCCTGTGAGCAGGTAGCCCCACGCAGACCTGCGCAGCAGGAGAATCCCCGTGCACAGGAACAGCGGTACCACGAGCCCCAAGTCAAAACCTTGTGTAGTCAGGGTTGTCAAACCTGCGAGCTCAGGCGGGAAGCGGCCGCTCTTCATGATCGGCACGATGCGCGCCATCCACAGCACCACAAGGAGCAGGCACACCGCAAAGGCGAATCCGATGAACAGCCGCCGCGGGAACCCCGGGTGGACGTGGGCGGCAAGCTGCGGCACCTCGATAGCGCCGAGAGTGAGGAAGAAGGCAACTCCGCTCAATGCCACCACGCCCACATAGACGAGGAACATGCGATTGAAGACGTACGTGGTGAACAGCTGGAAGTAGGTGTAGAAGAAATAGAAGAGCAGGCCTGCCAACAGCACTCTGCCGCGCAAGGAACCCCGCCAAGCTGCAATAATGGACAGGGCCAGGAGCGGCAAAGCCACGGCCATATTCGCCGCGTCCCACACCATCCCCTCTATGGCCAGCGGCGCAGGATCAAATCGATAGAGGCCGCTGCCGTGCAGGAGGGCCC
Coding sequences within it:
- a CDS encoding NHL repeat-containing protein, which produces MRYLLGVALCALLALGGCGRKMPLPAVTTVARSFGASDTSYIPLNPTWDAGTIGYAAPQPMVPTDISIGDDGYLFVADSANDRVFVLTSAGQLVREYGLDQIAPVPGPLALDIDAKLNLLIVNGGKTVWVWNQYLHREGVDSIAGVTGKFSGERAAIDSVLGVHPFYVDEGRKTSFQGVAFGPTASNTVFLTDKGYNRILRLRIVVSGRARLHNGRVHPTFKGVYDGEVATYGSGAGTVDNPRGLTVDGEGNIYFTQLGGNFLVQKLKKQGDFYSSAYTLYQHPIMDLNRCLGPYDVALDPDGAIFVADTQAGRVYKFFNKGGSAGHPASLGKTGLGQEVFARPRGLFVSGDNVVYVAEADGHRIRRFRFSVSESDLPVEQP
- a CDS encoding T9SS type A sorting domain-containing protein: MRNKVCALMVASLLLASLAYGQTKIRDIQYTTDPTGASPLNGQVVTVTGVVTAEHRGTNPNNGGISNAYFFMQDAAEPWSGIQVLYNATLVAEGDSVTVTGTVSEYYGQTQIKDVTSFTHHSTRRKLPPPLEVTTAQAASEAYEGCLVRVKNVTVVETNIGTYKNWKADDGSGPILIDTRAKYFYTPVVGAPIRSLTGIVLYGSNTFSIAPRLAWDIVEGGRFTRIQRVQQVRNSDLLLAPVDTYSDTSYAVRDTVTFHGIVTMPTGLSYAGAGVKFIMSELEGGPWSAILSYHPDSTAYPSLFEGDVIEVTGYIGEYRTGPSNMTELWITSPIDIVGIGQPLPPPDYVKTGDLRLPVTAEQWGNCMVYVKNVTVTKNNPQYELFAVNDGSGSVLVDDDSDSLFTYYGAHPRPPVGAQADSIRGWVYHHYGYYTDSTTYKLEPLYLRDIKWGGAPPVISQVVRDISTPRSSNPVWVSAKVTSNLQVTEVALMYRVDAAYPLAKKANGGYTRVVMGNPSGDTYTGQIPPQPHGSFVSFFIEAMDNQGQKSLAPSDTAYQHYTYVVRDGMLRVADVQYTPWSIADSPFDGYTVTLTGIITTDSSANRIFKAYALQDAEGPWSGIFVFGLPNTLSRGDMVAVTGKVTDYNPDWHYKWDNNTVLLADSYELAGSGYAISPIDVTTGTLAATSRDVEAYEGVLVRIKNATLMSVNRYDVTFDDGSGPCLVDGDFMLARDQDPNNLFYVNQSGGYLVAFGDTIPPGQKVDVIQGIFLYSFGTYKIEVRDAKDFGKKVGVDPGFVPPVHTYRLEQNFPNPFNPCTKIYFEIPAAQSVTVVVYNLLGQKVKTVLDEALPPGRHVLPWDGTDERGQQVPAGVYIYRIKAGEFLASRKMVLMR
- a CDS encoding PorV/PorQ family protein produces the protein MSRQNKRHWQAWIAVAVLLGACTAQVQGQAAFQLLGGQRIGTASGTFLKIEVGAQAVAMSGAGTALASDATVLYWNPAAAAQLATNSLALSHIEWPADIQYEFLGYVHHLPRIGSLGVSLGMLHMADMEVTNEYYPTGTGEYFRFQDSFAAFTYARKMTNRFSFGLSLKYVDELLADVRMGGWMIDLGTFYWTGYRQVRFAVSLVNFGPDLEARGSFLKKTVQGEVVEQPYEAFAPPTTFRVGVAGDLYTAEHHTLTAAMQVNHPMDNVENAVVGLDLEVLQRLHVRGGYRINFDEERFTLGAGLLLPVAGARAVLDYAYKDFAHLGSTHQFTFSFAF
- a CDS encoding TonB-dependent receptor, with translation MKRTLVIVVLMATCCSVVVAQPRSKGSIAGTIVDKQTREPLPGVNVVVKGTYMGAATDENGRYVIERVSPGQYDIQASMIGYKIQLRTGVKVAAGQRVVLDFELEQSVLAFGQEIVVIGERPLLQVDLTASEVHFSADDIRQRIVENVRDIVTQQAGVVKADNEIHIRGGRADESLYIVDGISIKDPLSGYGNTLYVNADAIKELKVITGGFNAEYGQAMSGVIDVVTKEGGDNYTGGLAVKTDRPNFGLFKSYNTQVLEFNLGGPEPLTVFILPAFGLRVPGSVSLFLSGYGNVSDTYLPKASRLYPRRSGLEPFAPREENDWHLLGKLTWRVNPNQKFSLSYDRSLSINQGFFRRYVISRRYFPYEFSKHLDHYPTFTSESILSNASWMHTLSARTFYELTVGNFWTSTHSAVQNKHWSEYVEQLDLEPVRYLPGSGGDVVIRRGDGFYDHGDYGQWFDYFSDTWTLKGRLTSQIDPKHQVKGGFEVEYTTMQVVDIVDPWVSSESGYGRSYDIYRVYSTAGAFYLQDRITYEGMIVNVGMRYDYWFPGKFVQDAINDPETVIISAAARKKFYDDTFEVFGMRGKGHLSPRVGISHPVTDRDVLYFHYGHFSQRPQGQYVYAKLKATSPATYQLFGNPNLNPITTVAYELGIKHKFTENLVAEFKAYYKDMFDYPTAERVRMENPRLGNISYLMYFNMDYARSKGIELWLRQRYARYLTGTLNFTYAVSKGKSSKPSDNLLVEAGRLAEKPLRENFLEWDRPIRLTLDLNLHVGEKQGFRLLGWRLPEKWGINTHWELESGKRYTRLIDLEREIYDTAHPYANLAPTWHQLDVRAYKYFRLKGVEVNFQVEIENAFNALIPRIINPYTGREYRPGDILTKSYTRDINPNPNPIYDPSKYRWPRTVRWGVGVRF